In the Agrococcus sp. Marseille-Q4369 genome, one interval contains:
- a CDS encoding long-chain-fatty-acid--CoA ligase translates to MEGTEVDGGDVTDRPWLRHYGEGVPAEIEVPGGSLIDLLGDAVRRFGGSVALEFFGAETTYAELGRRVARAAEGLRRLGVEAGDRVAIVLPNCPEHIVAFYAALRLGAVVVEHNPLYTRAELEHQFRDHGATVAVAWDKVAPLVQEMPGVRHVVAVDMTASMPLGKRLALRLPIAKARAARAQLTAPAPGAMAWPRLLDQGAIFESHARPGADDLAVIQYTSGTTGSPKGAMLTHRNLGANAAQGRAWVPGLVAGQETVYAVLPMFHAYGLTLCLTFAMSIGARLVLFPKPDVELVLAAARKHPPTFLPAVPPIYDRLARAAVERGIDLSSVRFAISGAMPLTTEILERWEAATGGLLVEGYGMTEASPVVLGNPVGRSRRPGAVGVPFPSTEIRVVDPEEPSRDRAPGEAGELLVRGPQVFGGYWGKPDETAASLLPGGWLRTGDIVEVDGDGFVTIVDRIKEIIISGGFNVMPSEVEATLTRFEGVTDAAVVGVPRDDGSEQVVAAVTVDGDVDVQALREHCRASLAAYKVPRRIEVVDELPRSQIGKVLRREVRDRLLAD, encoded by the coding sequence ATGGAGGGGACCGAGGTGGACGGTGGCGATGTGACCGATCGGCCGTGGCTGCGGCACTACGGCGAGGGCGTGCCGGCCGAGATCGAGGTGCCCGGCGGCTCCCTCATCGACCTCCTCGGCGACGCCGTGCGCCGCTTCGGCGGCAGCGTCGCGCTCGAGTTCTTCGGCGCCGAGACGACCTACGCCGAGCTCGGGCGCCGCGTCGCTCGAGCGGCGGAGGGCCTGCGACGGCTCGGGGTCGAGGCGGGCGATCGCGTGGCGATCGTGCTGCCGAACTGCCCCGAGCACATCGTCGCCTTCTACGCCGCGCTGCGGCTCGGCGCCGTCGTCGTCGAGCACAACCCGCTCTACACGCGCGCCGAGCTCGAGCACCAGTTCCGCGACCACGGCGCGACCGTCGCGGTCGCGTGGGACAAGGTCGCGCCGCTCGTGCAGGAGATGCCCGGGGTGCGGCACGTCGTCGCGGTCGACATGACCGCGAGCATGCCGCTCGGCAAGCGGCTCGCGCTGCGGCTGCCGATCGCGAAGGCGCGCGCCGCCCGCGCGCAGCTCACCGCCCCCGCGCCCGGCGCGATGGCGTGGCCGCGGCTGCTCGACCAGGGCGCGATCTTCGAGTCGCACGCGCGACCGGGCGCCGACGACCTCGCCGTCATCCAGTACACGAGCGGCACGACGGGCTCGCCGAAAGGCGCGATGCTCACGCACCGCAACCTCGGCGCGAACGCCGCGCAGGGCCGCGCGTGGGTGCCCGGCCTCGTCGCGGGGCAGGAGACGGTCTACGCCGTGCTGCCGATGTTCCACGCCTACGGGCTCACGCTGTGCCTCACCTTCGCGATGAGCATCGGCGCGCGGCTCGTGCTCTTCCCCAAGCCCGACGTCGAGCTCGTGCTCGCCGCGGCCAGGAAGCATCCGCCGACCTTCCTGCCCGCGGTGCCGCCCATCTACGACCGGCTCGCGCGCGCCGCGGTCGAGCGCGGCATCGACCTCTCGTCGGTGCGCTTCGCGATCTCGGGTGCGATGCCGCTCACGACCGAGATCCTCGAGCGGTGGGAGGCCGCGACGGGCGGCCTGCTCGTCGAGGGCTACGGCATGACCGAGGCCTCGCCCGTCGTGCTCGGCAACCCCGTCGGCCGCTCTCGCAGGCCCGGCGCGGTCGGCGTGCCCTTCCCGAGCACCGAGATCCGCGTCGTCGACCCCGAGGAGCCGAGCCGCGACCGCGCCCCCGGCGAGGCGGGCGAGCTGCTCGTGCGCGGGCCGCAGGTGTTCGGCGGCTACTGGGGCAAGCCCGACGAGACTGCCGCGTCGCTGCTGCCGGGCGGGTGGCTCCGCACCGGCGACATCGTCGAGGTCGACGGCGACGGCTTCGTCACGATCGTCGACCGCATCAAGGAGATCATCATCTCCGGCGGCTTCAACGTCATGCCGTCGGAGGTCGAGGCGACGCTCACGCGGTTCGAGGGCGTGACGGATGCGGCGGTCGTTGGCGTGCCGCGCGACGACGGCTCCGAGCAGGTCGTCGCCGCCGTGACTGTCGACGGCGACGTCGACGTGCAGGCCCTCCGCGAGCACTGCCGCGCATCGCTCGCCGCCTACAAGGTGCCGCGGCGCATCGAGGTCGTCGACGAGCTGCCCCGGTCGCAGATCGGCAAGGTGCTGCGGCGCGAGGTGCGGGACCGGCTGCTCGCCGACTGA